From one Cynocephalus volans isolate mCynVol1 chromosome X, mCynVol1.pri, whole genome shotgun sequence genomic stretch:
- the RTL4 gene encoding retrotransposon Gag-like protein 4 produces the protein MEKCTESPPTLQVEPSFIQSEKLILQPQMQHLTKEEPALRGRVMPALGTPVIPVPCSLEHFTQFHGDPASFSEFLAQVTTYLTALQITNPENDVQVKLFFDYLSQQMESYGVISGADQSTMLKQYENIVLEFQKQFCEPTKEEMNSLMNAKVEKGDNSSQQDTTAFQLLAQNLSCNEISQNDQFQEGLADRIQDEESVMDMMDNLPDLITQCIQLDKKRSDRPELLQSETQLPMLASLIHNQALSSPTCLLPKEEPIQLRGGQPPLTPAKRARQQETKLCLYCNQAGHFTRDCLAKRSRAPVRANNPAHQ, from the coding sequence ATGGAGAAGTGCACAGAATCACCACCTACCTTGCAGGTAGAGCCTTCCTTTATTCAGTCAGAGAAACTGATTTTGCAGCCACAAATGCAGCATTTGACTAAGGAGGAACCTGCTCTGAGGGGCCGAGTCATGCCTGCCTTGGGTACCCCAGTGATACCTGTACCctgctcactggagcatttcaCCCAGTTTCATGGTGACCCTGCCAGTTTTTCAGAGTTTCTTGCTCAGGTTACTACCTACTTGACAGCTCTTCAGATCACCAATCCTGAAAATGATGTCCAGGTCAAGCTCTTTTTTGACTACCTATCTCAGCAGATGGAAAGTTATGGGGTCATATCTGGGGCTGACCAGAGTACTATGCTGAAGCAATATGAGAACATTGTTCTTGAGTTTCAGAAGCAGTTTTGTGAACCCACAAAAGAAGAGATGAACTCTCTGATGAATGCTAAGGTTGAGAAAGGGGACAACTCTTCCCAGCAGGACACCACTGCTTTCCAACTCCTTGCTCAAAATCTGAGCTGTAATGAAATCAGTCAGAATGATCAGTTCCAAGAGGGACTAGCTGACCGCATCCAGGATGAAGAGAGTGTTATGGATATGATGGATAACCTCCCAGACCTGATTACTCAGTGTATTCAGTTGGACAAGAAACGTAGTGACAGGCCAGAACTCCTGCAGTCAGAGACCCAGCTCCCAATGTTGGCTTCCCTGATCCACAACCAAGCCCTCTCCAGCCCCACATGTCTACTACCTAAAGAAGAACCTATACAGCTGCGGGGAGGCCAGCCACCTCTCACCCCAGCCAAACGAGCCCGCCAACAAGAAACTAAGTTGTGCCTCTACTGCAACCAAGCTGGTCACTTCACAAGAGATTGCCTTGCCAAACGTTCTCGAGCCCCAGTGAGGGCAAATAACCCAGCTCACCAGTAA